The genomic region GGTGATGTCGATCAGGTCGGAGCCGATGCCGATGATCATGCCCGGCTCCGGCCACGGTCCATCGCCGCGCGCATGCTGCGCACGGTCTCGGCCAGCCCCACGAACAGCGCCTCGCCGATCATGTAATAGCCGATGTTCAGCTCCACGATTTCCGGCAAGCCCGCGATCTTCTCAGCCGTCGCATAGTCCAGCCCGTGACCGGCGTGAACCTCCAGGCCCGCGTCGTTCGCCAGCTTCGCCCCCGCCACGATCCGCTGCCATTCGGCCTCGGCCTTGTCGCTGTGGCCGTCGACGACGGCATCGCACCAGGCGCCGGTATGGATCTCGATCACGGGCGCGCGCAGCCGTGCCGCCATCTCGATCTGGGCGGGGTCGGCCGCAATGAACAACGAGACGCGGATGCCGGCCTCGCTCAGCCGCGCGATATAGGGCGCGAGCGCGTTGTGCTGACCGACCACATCCAACCCGCCTTCGGTCGTCACCTCCTGGCGCCGCTCCGGCACGAGGCACACCGCGTGCGGCTTGGTGGCGAGCGAGATCCGCATCATGTCGTCCGTTGCGGCCATCTCGAAATTGAGCGGCTTGGAGATATCCGCCTTCAGGCGCGCCATGTCCTCGTCGCGGATGTGCCGGCGGTCCTCGCGCAAATGTGCGGTGATGCCGTCGGCGCCGGCCTCGATCGCGAGCAGCGCCGCGCGCACCGGATCGGGATGGCGGCCGCCACGCGCGTTACGCACGGTTGCGACGTGATCGATATTGACGCCGAGGCGGAGCGGAAAAGCGGGCATTTCAGGACTCACGAAATCAGAGGGAGCGACGCATGCAACATGGGCCTATCCATTAACACGTTCGACTTTGGCGACCACCGCCTTCGCACGCAGCTGGGCCAGGATCGCGCTCAGGTGCTTCAGATCGTAGACTTCGAGATCGATCGTCGTCTCCGTGAAATCGGGCGAGCGGCGCTGCATGCTGATGTTGTCGATGTT from Bradyrhizobium sp. CB1015 harbors:
- a CDS encoding pyridoxine 5'-phosphate synthase — encoded protein: MPAFPLRLGVNIDHVATVRNARGGRHPDPVRAALLAIEAGADGITAHLREDRRHIRDEDMARLKADISKPLNFEMAATDDMMRISLATKPHAVCLVPERRQEVTTEGGLDVVGQHNALAPYIARLSEAGIRVSLFIAADPAQIEMAARLRAPVIEIHTGAWCDAVVDGHSDKAEAEWQRIVAGAKLANDAGLEVHAGHGLDYATAEKIAGLPEIVELNIGYYMIGEALFVGLAETVRSMRAAMDRGRSRA